One genomic region from Tautonia marina encodes:
- a CDS encoding L-threonylcarbamoyladenylate synthase, with protein sequence MTPATPIRSIAPDDPDAPALIEAAAMLRAGGLVAFPTETVYGLGADATNPEAVARIFLAKGRPSTNPLIVHADGPDLARRCVSVWPEAAETLARHFWPGPLTLVLPRSPLIPDIVTGGRDTVGVRVPDVGVARALIERVGRPLAAPSANRSNRISPTRAEHVSRDLDGRIDLILDAGPTAVGLESTVLDLTSKPPRILRPGPIDADQLAAVLGVPVLSSVSSESLPLADRAAASPGLMAIHYAPRTPAIRLEPGSPPPAIPAETSVALIVFGPLAPELGSLRPSLRIDLPDPARASRTLYDSLHCCDASGASLIIVRMPPDHPSWAAVRDRLQRATTVPEPPLPARPLT encoded by the coding sequence GTGACCCCAGCCACCCCGATACGATCGATCGCGCCCGATGATCCGGACGCCCCTGCCCTGATCGAGGCCGCCGCGATGCTCCGCGCCGGCGGCCTCGTTGCCTTCCCGACCGAGACGGTCTACGGCCTCGGTGCCGATGCCACCAACCCCGAGGCCGTCGCCCGCATTTTTCTCGCCAAGGGGCGACCGTCCACTAACCCCCTGATCGTCCACGCTGACGGCCCCGACCTCGCCCGCCGTTGCGTTTCCGTCTGGCCCGAGGCCGCCGAAACTCTGGCCCGCCACTTCTGGCCCGGCCCGCTCACGCTCGTCCTGCCTCGATCGCCCCTCATCCCCGACATCGTGACCGGCGGTCGCGACACCGTCGGCGTTCGCGTGCCCGATGTCGGCGTCGCTCGCGCGCTCATCGAACGGGTCGGCCGTCCCCTTGCCGCGCCCAGTGCCAACCGATCGAACCGCATCTCCCCCACTCGGGCCGAACACGTTTCGCGGGATCTCGACGGCCGGATTGACCTGATCCTCGACGCCGGCCCGACCGCCGTCGGCCTCGAATCGACCGTGCTTGATCTGACGAGCAAACCCCCCCGCATCCTCCGCCCCGGCCCGATCGACGCGGATCAACTCGCCGCCGTCCTCGGCGTTCCAGTCCTCTCCTCCGTCTCCTCCGAATCGCTCCCTCTTGCCGACCGCGCCGCCGCTAGCCCTGGCCTCATGGCGATCCATTACGCCCCCCGGACCCCGGCCATTCGCCTCGAACCCGGCTCTCCTCCTCCCGCGATCCCGGCCGAGACCTCGGTTGCCCTGATCGTCTTCGGCCCCCTCGCTCCGGAGCTTGGCTCACTCCGCCCCTCCCTCCGGATCGACCTGCCCGATCCCGCACGGGCTTCCCGCACCCTCTATGATTCCTTGCACTGCTGTGATGCTTCGGGAGCCTCTTTGATCATCGTCCGGATGCCTCCCGATCACCCCTCGTGGGCTGCCGTCCGCGATCGTCTTCAGCGGGCCACAACCGTCCCCGAACCTCCGCTCCCCGCTCGGCCTCTGACCTGA
- a CDS encoding mandelate racemase/muconate lactonizing enzyme family protein → MRIDDLEVLVLGTSWRNLTFVKLITDDGLIGLGEARLTNRTEALLAYLDAIKDRYVLGIDPFDTERLVHRMIHGDQGRPGEIVTTAISLIEMACWDLKGKALGVPVYKLLGGAVRDTIPAYANGWYRVDRTPDSFAEAARTVVSRGYRALKFDPFGTLHGSLSRSDLREVVRLCEAVREAIGPDVELFLDMHSRFGVTDAIRMIRALEPLDLGWAEEPVDPLDAVGHRRVADAVSVPIATGERLYQSGEFLPFLEQRSCAILQPDLTHCCGVSELKTLASLADRFGMLVAPHNVAGPIAMAANLHIAATLPNLRIMETFNDFEADAPLPSGQAGNPALAAASGCPAVSDGAFPLPKGPGWGVSLNEEVIRALPFRPGHFNIFAPDWHKRQALR, encoded by the coding sequence ATGCGAATCGACGATCTGGAAGTCCTGGTCCTCGGCACCTCCTGGCGGAACCTCACGTTCGTCAAGCTGATCACCGACGACGGCCTTATCGGTCTCGGCGAAGCCCGTCTCACGAACCGGACCGAGGCCCTGCTGGCTTACCTCGACGCCATCAAGGATCGCTATGTCCTCGGCATCGACCCGTTCGACACCGAACGGCTCGTCCACAGGATGATCCACGGCGATCAGGGCCGGCCCGGCGAGATCGTCACCACCGCCATCTCCCTGATCGAGATGGCCTGCTGGGACCTCAAGGGGAAGGCCCTTGGCGTTCCCGTCTACAAGCTCCTGGGAGGCGCTGTCCGCGACACGATCCCCGCCTATGCGAATGGCTGGTATCGCGTCGATCGGACCCCCGATTCCTTCGCCGAGGCTGCGCGAACGGTCGTCTCCCGAGGCTACCGTGCCTTGAAGTTCGACCCGTTCGGCACGCTGCACGGCTCTCTCTCCCGATCCGACCTGAGGGAGGTGGTCCGCCTCTGCGAAGCTGTTCGAGAGGCGATCGGGCCTGACGTGGAGCTCTTCCTCGACATGCACAGCCGGTTCGGCGTGACCGACGCGATTCGGATGATCCGAGCGCTCGAACCGCTCGACCTCGGCTGGGCCGAGGAGCCGGTCGATCCGCTCGACGCCGTCGGTCATCGCCGTGTGGCCGATGCCGTCTCCGTCCCCATCGCCACCGGGGAACGGCTCTACCAGTCGGGAGAATTTCTCCCCTTCCTCGAACAGCGATCCTGTGCGATCCTGCAGCCCGACCTGACCCACTGTTGTGGTGTCTCCGAGTTGAAAACCCTGGCCAGCCTCGCCGATCGCTTCGGGATGCTGGTCGCTCCGCACAACGTTGCCGGACCGATTGCCATGGCCGCCAACCTGCACATCGCGGCGACGTTGCCGAATCTCCGAATCATGGAGACCTTCAACGACTTCGAGGCCGATGCTCCCCTGCCCTCCGGCCAGGCCGGCAATCCGGCCCTGGCCGCGGCCTCCGGATGCCCCGCAGTGTCGGACGGGGCCTTTCCTCTTCCCAAAGGCCCCGGCTGGGGCGTCTCACTCAATGAGGAGGTCATTCGAGCCCTGCCCTTCCGACCCGGGCACTTCAACATCTTCGCCCCCGACTGGCACAAGCGGCAAGCTCTGAGGTGA
- the htpG gene encoding molecular chaperone HtpG, which produces MSTATREPEQFTFRAEITQLLHLLAHSLYQSREIALRELISNASDALDKMRYVALTDETQREAAENLAITLEGLPDSRDLIVRDNGIGMTRDELVENLGTIARSGSLEFLRKLGEAKADVSLIGQFGVGFYSAFMLAEHVTVRSRSYRDEQGWEWRSDGSGQFEIRPIDKSDRGTEIILHLKDDVRDLTRDDRIKQIVRTYSRFIPHPIRVGGEVVNDVRPIWVEPKGQVSDEQHAQFYQHLAHRSDESPLWHLHIAVDSPIQFRALLYCPRSNLERLGLGRTEHGMNLLARRVLVQNDCRDLLPDSFRFLYGLVDSEDLPLNVSRETLQDNSVIRRIRGVLVKSVLDRLTKLAEDDPETFLAFHDQFASILKEGIISEFEHRDRFASLLRYPSSRDEQGKDLTSLSEYVSRAPNDQTAIYYLGGPDLSSIRKSPNLEIFRRRGIEVLFLTDPIDEFVMATLGRFEGKELTSIDAADLNLPGPEIETPPTETSGTGFSKVLEVFRSALGDRVVDVRESKRLTDSPCCLVNASGGLSTQMQRILQQANRDVPAIGRVLEVNPNAPLVRRLAELSGNPANEPFLTLCALQLWSNALAIEGTLVDPEDMVARVQDLMEQAAAGKSSIIQ; this is translated from the coding sequence ATGTCGACGGCCACCCGAGAACCCGAGCAATTCACGTTTCGGGCCGAGATCACCCAGCTCCTTCACCTGCTGGCCCACTCCCTTTACCAGAGCCGCGAGATCGCGCTCCGCGAGCTGATCTCAAACGCCTCGGACGCCCTCGACAAGATGCGCTACGTCGCCCTGACCGACGAGACGCAGCGCGAGGCCGCCGAGAACCTTGCGATCACCCTGGAAGGCTTGCCCGACTCGCGCGATCTGATTGTCCGAGACAACGGCATCGGCATGACCCGCGACGAGCTGGTCGAAAACCTCGGCACGATCGCCCGCAGCGGATCGCTCGAATTCCTCCGCAAGCTCGGAGAGGCCAAGGCCGATGTCTCGCTCATCGGCCAGTTTGGTGTCGGCTTCTACTCCGCCTTCATGCTGGCCGAGCACGTAACCGTTCGCTCCCGAAGTTACCGCGATGAACAGGGTTGGGAGTGGCGCTCCGACGGCTCCGGACAGTTCGAGATCCGCCCCATCGACAAGTCTGACCGCGGCACTGAGATCATCCTCCATCTCAAGGACGATGTCCGCGACCTGACCCGAGACGATCGCATCAAGCAGATTGTCCGCACCTATTCCCGCTTCATTCCTCACCCGATCCGGGTCGGAGGCGAGGTGGTCAACGACGTTCGCCCCATCTGGGTCGAGCCGAAGGGGCAAGTCAGCGACGAGCAGCACGCCCAGTTCTACCAGCACCTCGCCCACCGAAGCGACGAATCCCCCCTCTGGCACCTGCACATCGCCGTTGATTCCCCCATCCAGTTCCGCGCCTTGCTTTACTGCCCCCGGTCGAACCTCGAACGCCTCGGGCTCGGCCGGACCGAGCACGGGATGAACCTCCTCGCCCGTCGCGTCCTGGTTCAGAACGATTGCCGAGACCTCCTGCCCGACTCCTTCCGCTTCCTCTACGGCCTGGTCGACAGCGAGGATCTGCCGCTGAACGTCTCCCGAGAAACGCTCCAGGACAACTCGGTCATCCGTCGCATCCGAGGGGTCCTGGTCAAGTCGGTCCTCGATCGCCTGACCAAACTCGCCGAGGACGACCCCGAAACCTTCCTCGCCTTCCACGACCAGTTCGCCTCGATCCTCAAGGAAGGGATCATCTCCGAGTTCGAGCACCGCGACCGCTTCGCCTCGCTTCTGCGTTACCCCTCGTCCCGGGACGAGCAAGGCAAGGACCTGACCTCCCTGAGCGAGTACGTCTCCAGAGCCCCGAACGACCAGACGGCCATCTACTACCTTGGCGGTCCCGACCTTTCCTCGATCCGTAAGAGCCCAAATCTCGAAATCTTCCGCCGCCGAGGGATCGAGGTCCTCTTCCTGACCGACCCCATCGACGAGTTCGTCATGGCCACCCTCGGCCGGTTCGAGGGGAAGGAGTTGACGTCGATCGACGCGGCGGATCTCAACCTGCCCGGTCCCGAGATCGAGACGCCCCCGACGGAAACCTCCGGCACCGGGTTCTCAAAGGTCCTGGAAGTGTTCCGATCGGCCCTCGGCGACCGCGTGGTTGATGTCCGCGAGTCGAAGCGATTGACCGACAGCCCTTGCTGCCTTGTCAACGCCTCGGGCGGCCTCAGCACCCAGATGCAACGCATTCTTCAGCAGGCCAACCGAGACGTCCCCGCCATCGGCCGCGTGCTGGAAGTGAACCCGAATGCTCCCCTCGTCAGGAGACTGGCCGAGCTTTCCGGCAACCCGGCCAACGAGCCGTTTCTCACCCTCTGCGCCTTGCAACTCTGGTCCAACGCCCTGGCGATCGAGGGAACCCTCGTCGATCCCGAAGACATGGTCGCCCGCGTTCAGGACCTGATGGAACAGGCCGCGGCCGGCAAGTCCTCCATCATCCAGTGA
- a CDS encoding SpoVG family protein, with product MEITEVRIKLMEDNSGSNERLQAFCSITFDDMFVIRDLKIIEGAKGFFVAMPSRKLTDRCHHCGTKNHLRSRFCNQCGARLDENRALRDADGRAKLHADIAHPINSGCREKIQAAVLANYAEELERSKMPGYVCRYDDFDDDFDPMPAANPYETSVPAAQSAPPLRRGPLRSHTQHARGGQSVLRGPHVAPRSDARHHQSAPVDRDAEFGSGL from the coding sequence GTGGAAATCACCGAAGTGCGCATCAAGCTCATGGAGGACAACTCCGGCAGCAACGAGCGCCTGCAGGCCTTCTGCAGCATTACGTTTGATGACATGTTCGTCATTCGTGATCTGAAGATCATCGAGGGGGCCAAGGGCTTCTTCGTGGCCATGCCATCGCGCAAGCTGACCGACCGATGCCACCACTGCGGCACGAAGAACCACCTGCGCTCTCGGTTCTGCAACCAGTGCGGCGCCCGCCTGGATGAGAATCGCGCCCTTCGCGACGCCGACGGCCGTGCCAAGCTGCACGCCGACATCGCGCACCCGATCAACTCCGGCTGCCGAGAAAAGATTCAGGCCGCGGTCCTGGCCAACTACGCCGAGGAGCTGGAACGCTCGAAGATGCCCGGTTATGTCTGCCGGTACGACGATTTCGACGACGATTTCGACCCGATGCCGGCCGCCAACCCCTACGAAACCTCCGTGCCGGCCGCGCAGTCGGCTCCTCCGCTGCGTCGAGGGCCCTTGCGAAGCCACACCCAGCACGCCCGAGGGGGCCAGTCGGTCCTGCGTGGGCCGCACGTCGCCCCGCGCTCCGACGCCCGGCACCATCAGAGCGCCCCGGTCGATCGCGACGCCGAGTTTGGCTCGGGCCTTTGA
- the ispE gene encoding 4-(cytidine 5'-diphospho)-2-C-methyl-D-erythritol kinase produces the protein MVIRPLAEGVEVLAPAKLNLFLEVLGKRPDGFHELETLMVAIDLHDRLTLAADDSGQIVLTCDDPSLPTGAENLVVKAAETLRAEAGPDASKTLGARISLEKAIPAQAGLGGGSSDAAATLVALDRLWNLHTPAGRLRELAGQIGSDVPFFLDAPVAVCRGRGERVEPLNLNPDTIAGFHAILVCPPVGVRTADAFAGLTPPDRPEPIEPVIDALRSSDSERLGRRLFNRLQPVAERIQPALGRVRAALNDLGSSVLDGHLMSGSGSAYFGLARNREAAELAASRLGDLGIGMVRVVRCGP, from the coding sequence ATGGTCATCCGTCCCCTTGCCGAGGGCGTGGAAGTGCTCGCTCCGGCAAAGCTGAATCTCTTCCTTGAGGTGTTGGGCAAACGGCCCGACGGCTTCCACGAACTCGAGACGTTGATGGTCGCCATTGATCTTCATGACCGCCTGACCCTCGCCGCCGACGACTCGGGGCAAATCGTGCTGACGTGCGATGACCCGAGCTTGCCGACCGGCGCGGAGAACCTGGTGGTGAAGGCGGCCGAAACGCTTCGAGCGGAGGCCGGCCCAGATGCGTCAAAGACGCTCGGCGCCCGGATCTCCCTGGAGAAAGCCATTCCGGCCCAGGCCGGTCTGGGAGGGGGATCGAGCGACGCCGCGGCGACCCTGGTTGCCCTGGATCGCCTCTGGAACCTGCACACCCCGGCCGGTCGGCTCCGCGAGCTGGCCGGTCAGATTGGCAGCGATGTTCCGTTCTTTCTGGACGCCCCCGTGGCCGTCTGCCGCGGCCGGGGCGAGCGCGTGGAGCCCCTGAACCTCAACCCGGACACGATTGCTGGGTTCCACGCCATCCTGGTCTGCCCTCCCGTGGGAGTTCGCACCGCGGACGCCTTCGCCGGGCTGACCCCGCCGGATCGGCCCGAGCCGATCGAGCCGGTGATCGACGCTCTGCGGAGCAGCGACTCGGAGCGATTGGGCAGGCGCCTGTTTAACCGGCTGCAACCCGTGGCCGAACGGATTCAACCGGCCTTGGGCCGGGTCCGAGCGGCCCTGAACGACCTCGGCTCGTCCGTTTTGGACGGGCATTTGATGAGCGGCAGCGGCTCGGCCTACTTCGGCCTCGCTCGCAACCGCGAGGCGGCAGAGCTCGCCGCCAGCCGGCTCGGCGACCTCGGGATCGGGATGGTCCGGGTTGTCCGATGCGGTCCCTGA
- a CDS encoding ROK family protein, with amino-acid sequence MAKPLLLGVEIGGTKLQVGLGHGDGSIVQLRRARIDPAAGASAIREQILDEADRACWAQSLTRDAIEAVGVGFGGPLDAEQGITTTSHHVSGWDRFPLRDWCRSQFHTEAVAIENDADTAGLAEARFGAGKGGASPLLYVTIGSGVGGGLILDGRIHRGSGLGAAEIGHLWVTPPDPDGRGGRTVEQSASGWSITRFAREAIASGSSGAETLSDLVDGDAEQLNAEVVAMAAGLGDASALAILDRATQALAVGLAHAVTLIGLKRIVLGGGVSLIGDDLWFAPIRRRLDQLVFPGFRGSFDLVPSALGESVVIHGALALARDALIASRQGSH; translated from the coding sequence ATGGCCAAACCGCTGCTGCTTGGCGTCGAGATCGGCGGCACAAAGCTCCAGGTCGGCCTCGGCCACGGCGATGGCTCGATCGTCCAACTGCGACGCGCCCGGATCGATCCCGCCGCCGGGGCCTCAGCCATCCGCGAGCAAATTCTCGACGAAGCCGATCGCGCCTGCTGGGCTCAGAGCCTGACCCGAGACGCGATCGAAGCTGTCGGCGTCGGCTTCGGCGGGCCGCTCGATGCCGAGCAGGGGATCACGACCACCTCGCACCACGTTTCAGGCTGGGATCGCTTCCCCTTGCGTGACTGGTGTCGATCGCAGTTCCACACCGAGGCCGTGGCGATTGAAAACGACGCCGATACCGCCGGCCTGGCCGAGGCACGCTTCGGAGCCGGCAAAGGGGGGGCCTCCCCCTTACTCTACGTGACGATCGGCAGCGGGGTCGGTGGCGGCCTGATCCTCGACGGCCGAATCCACCGGGGCTCCGGCCTCGGCGCGGCTGAGATCGGCCACCTCTGGGTCACTCCTCCCGATCCCGACGGCCGCGGGGGCCGCACCGTCGAGCAATCCGCCTCCGGCTGGTCGATCACCCGGTTCGCCCGAGAGGCGATTGCCTCCGGAAGCTCGGGGGCGGAAACCCTTTCCGATCTCGTGGATGGCGACGCCGAACAGCTCAACGCCGAGGTCGTGGCCATGGCCGCCGGCCTGGGAGACGCCAGTGCCCTTGCCATTCTCGACCGAGCGACGCAGGCCCTTGCGGTGGGACTGGCTCATGCCGTCACCCTGATCGGTCTGAAGCGAATCGTCCTGGGCGGGGGCGTTTCCCTGATTGGCGATGATCTCTGGTTCGCTCCCATCCGTCGCCGCCTCGACCAACTGGTTTTTCCAGGATTCCGAGGCTCGTTCGATCTCGTCCCGTCCGCCCTCGGCGAGTCGGTCGTGATCCACGGCGCCCTGGCCCTGGCCCGCGATGCCTTGATCGCGAGCCGACAGGGTTCCCATTAA
- a CDS encoding pyruvoyl-dependent arginine decarboxylase, protein MYVPKKLFFTKGVGVHREKLSSFELALRDARIAYYNLVRVSSIFPPNCEEVSIDEGLPQLQPGQIVHCVMSECATAEPNRLCAASVGVAIPRDRNRFGYLSEHHAYGQSEKFAADYAEDLAAEMLATVLGVEFDPDSSWDEKREIWKIADVIYQTKEVTATAVGHARGHWTTVVAAAILLP, encoded by the coding sequence ATGTATGTCCCCAAGAAGCTGTTCTTCACCAAGGGCGTTGGCGTGCATCGTGAGAAGCTCTCCAGCTTCGAGCTGGCGCTGCGCGATGCTCGGATCGCCTACTATAACCTCGTCCGGGTTTCGAGCATCTTCCCGCCGAATTGCGAGGAGGTCTCGATCGACGAAGGGTTACCGCAGCTTCAACCCGGCCAGATTGTGCACTGCGTGATGAGCGAGTGCGCCACGGCCGAGCCGAACCGCCTTTGCGCCGCCAGTGTCGGCGTGGCGATCCCCCGCGATCGCAATCGCTTCGGCTACCTCTCCGAGCACCACGCCTACGGCCAGAGCGAGAAGTTCGCCGCCGACTATGCCGAGGACCTCGCCGCCGAGATGCTCGCCACCGTCCTCGGCGTCGAGTTCGATCCCGATAGCTCCTGGGACGAGAAGCGCGAGATCTGGAAGATCGCCGACGTCATCTACCAGACCAAGGAAGTGACCGCCACGGCCGTCGGCCACGCCCGAGGGCACTGGACCACGGTCGTCGCCGCGGCCATCCTGTTGCCCTGA
- a CDS encoding homospermidine biosynthesis protein, translated as MAENAYLHQISRHRIAPPAVTGSVSAADLIDQAMLSYNGGRLRELCQVFTRKMLEPDCTVGLTISGALTPAGLGMSCLIPLIKAGFVDWIVSTGANLYHDTHYALDLPLHQSLPGLDDFRLREHDIIRIYDIVFDYKTLLDTDAFYRELLASDAFSRSMSTAEFHFEVGKYLHARSSALGGTPGNSFLAAAYEAGVPIYTSSPGDSSIGMNAAERSLAGGALQLDTLRDVNETAAIVYAAKRSGGTSGVLILGGGSPKNFILQTEPQIQEVLGLEESGHDYFLQITDARADTGGLSGATPHEAMTWGKVDPERLPDAVVCYTDSTIALPLLTAHALARREPRPLKRLYDRRNELYETLRASYDERVSSGLPTGIAARQKQKSQGPDEPSRDPSHPDTIDRAR; from the coding sequence ATGGCAGAGAACGCGTATCTCCATCAAATCAGTCGTCACCGGATCGCCCCTCCCGCGGTTACCGGTTCCGTCTCGGCGGCCGACCTGATCGACCAGGCGATGCTCAGCTACAACGGCGGACGGCTCCGCGAGCTTTGCCAGGTCTTCACCCGCAAGATGCTCGAACCGGATTGCACGGTCGGCCTGACGATCTCCGGCGCCTTGACCCCCGCCGGGCTCGGCATGAGCTGCCTGATCCCCCTCATCAAGGCCGGGTTTGTCGACTGGATCGTCTCCACCGGAGCGAACCTCTACCACGACACCCACTACGCCCTCGACCTTCCGCTCCACCAGAGCCTCCCCGGACTCGACGACTTCCGTCTCCGCGAACACGACATCATCCGCATCTACGACATCGTCTTCGACTACAAGACCCTGCTCGATACGGACGCCTTCTACCGAGAGTTGCTTGCCAGCGACGCCTTCTCCCGATCCATGAGCACCGCCGAGTTCCACTTCGAGGTTGGCAAGTATCTCCATGCCCGTTCCAGTGCCCTCGGCGGCACGCCCGGCAATAGCTTCCTCGCCGCTGCGTACGAGGCCGGGGTCCCCATCTACACCTCCAGCCCCGGCGACAGCTCGATCGGCATGAACGCCGCCGAGCGTTCTCTCGCCGGCGGAGCCTTGCAGCTCGACACCCTTCGCGACGTGAACGAGACCGCCGCTATCGTGTACGCCGCTAAGCGCAGCGGCGGCACCTCCGGCGTCCTCATCCTCGGCGGCGGCAGCCCGAAGAACTTCATCCTCCAGACCGAGCCTCAAATTCAGGAAGTTCTCGGCCTCGAAGAATCCGGCCACGATTACTTCCTCCAGATCACCGACGCCCGCGCCGACACCGGCGGCCTCTCCGGCGCGACGCCTCATGAGGCCATGACCTGGGGTAAGGTCGATCCCGAACGCCTGCCCGACGCCGTCGTCTGCTACACCGACAGCACCATCGCCCTCCCGTTACTGACCGCCCACGCCCTCGCTCGACGCGAACCCCGGCCGCTCAAGCGGCTCTACGACCGCCGCAACGAGCTGTACGAGACGCTCCGTGCCTCCTACGACGAGCGCGTTTCCAGCGGCCTGCCCACCGGTATCGCCGCCCGTCAGAAGCAGAAAAGCCAAGGGCCCGACGAGCCTTCCCGTGACCCCAGCCACCCCGATACGATCGATCGCGCCCGATGA
- a CDS encoding alpha/beta hydrolase produces MTIDRADPPKIRRSGRMTAILVRAIRMVLLVYLGLMLVLSGFQAKLIFPGQASQGLAAYAVVPRDGVERVEMTAEGGEPVVGLFGAALEADGSPREDAPHRPTILFFYGNGDSLSGNLQQLESFRRLGANVMIAEYLGYGLSGGQASERGCYATADAALAHLRSRADLDPSRIIAAGWSLGGAVAVDLASREEVAGLAVFSSFTSMQDMVRRFYPIPGLGLFLKHRFENLKKIEGIRCPTLIGHGSDDQMIPASMSDRLARAAGGPVTSFRVPGDHNDFFFLGSARIEEEMKRLIEQVAE; encoded by the coding sequence ATGACGATTGATCGTGCCGACCCACCGAAGATCCGACGCTCCGGAAGGATGACCGCCATCCTAGTGCGCGCGATCCGGATGGTGCTCCTGGTCTACCTGGGGTTGATGCTCGTGCTTTCAGGATTTCAGGCCAAATTGATTTTTCCGGGCCAGGCGTCGCAAGGGTTGGCCGCATACGCCGTCGTTCCCCGCGATGGGGTGGAGCGCGTGGAGATGACGGCCGAGGGGGGAGAGCCGGTGGTCGGGCTGTTCGGCGCGGCCCTTGAGGCAGACGGATCGCCTCGGGAAGATGCCCCGCATCGGCCGACGATTCTGTTCTTCTACGGCAATGGCGACAGCCTGTCGGGGAATCTGCAACAGCTCGAATCGTTCCGTAGGCTGGGCGCGAACGTGATGATCGCCGAATACCTCGGCTATGGCCTGAGCGGCGGTCAGGCCAGCGAACGCGGGTGCTACGCCACGGCCGACGCGGCGCTGGCTCATTTGAGGAGTCGAGCGGATCTTGATCCGAGTCGGATCATCGCCGCGGGATGGTCGCTGGGGGGAGCGGTGGCGGTGGACCTGGCCAGCCGGGAAGAGGTGGCGGGGCTGGCGGTTTTCAGCTCGTTCACAAGCATGCAGGACATGGTGCGCCGGTTCTACCCGATCCCGGGCCTCGGCCTGTTCCTGAAGCACCGCTTCGAGAATCTGAAGAAGATCGAGGGCATTCGCTGCCCGACCCTGATCGGCCACGGCTCGGACGATCAGATGATTCCCGCCAGCATGTCGGACCGGTTGGCTCGGGCAGCCGGCGGGCCGGTGACGAGCTTTCGAGTGCCGGGGGACCACAACGACTTCTTCTTCCTGGGATCGGCTCGGATCGAGGAGGAGATGAAACGGCTCATCGAACAGGTTGCCGAGTGA
- a CDS encoding D-sedoheptulose-7-phosphate isomerase — translation MLAANLGAREYLDRVCREIQRIDAAQLETVADLIERAFHADRFVFVIGNGGSASSASHLCEDLNKCTLRDFESQKRLKVLSLTDNTAGIMAWANDEGYDRVFLEQLKTYASPGDLLLAISGSGNSPNILKGVEWGNAHGLTTVGITGYSGGKLREIAHHSLHCPVDDMGTAESLHLVAFHWLIGDLYRRMSGSETAERPA, via the coding sequence ATGCTCGCCGCGAACCTCGGCGCTAGGGAGTATCTCGATCGCGTCTGCCGCGAGATTCAGCGGATCGACGCCGCGCAGCTTGAGACGGTGGCCGATCTGATCGAGCGGGCTTTCCACGCCGATCGGTTCGTCTTCGTCATCGGCAACGGCGGCTCGGCGTCGAGTGCCTCGCACCTCTGCGAAGACCTCAACAAGTGCACCCTACGCGACTTCGAATCCCAGAAGCGTCTCAAGGTCCTCAGCCTGACCGACAACACCGCCGGCATCATGGCCTGGGCCAACGACGAAGGCTATGACCGCGTTTTCCTCGAGCAATTGAAAACGTATGCCTCCCCGGGGGATCTCCTCCTGGCGATCTCCGGATCGGGGAACAGCCCGAACATCCTGAAAGGGGTCGAATGGGGCAATGCTCACGGCCTGACCACCGTCGGCATCACCGGTTATTCTGGCGGCAAGCTCCGAGAGATCGCTCACCACAGCCTTCACTGCCCGGTCGATGACATGGGCACGGCCGAGTCGTTGCACCTGGTCGCCTTCCACTGGCTGATCGGCGACCTCTACCGCCGCATGTCCGGGTCTGAAACCGCGGAACGCCCGGCCTGA